A single region of the Pseudomonas mandelii genome encodes:
- a CDS encoding sulfotransferase family 2 domain-containing protein: MLQRYLWKLLPKPQRAFLLGRLSVVDRQVVNKSMSANLHFPKAFEQRSCLFIHVPKCAGSSVCAALFDNWSPGHLPLYWYEQQFPEQFAACFKFAFVRDPLERAYSAYAFLRGNALGPRDHAAQKLVSHYRDFDDFVGRWLHPETIRQQLHFAAQTDFLTDSLGHLALDFMGYQEHLERDFQLVCEQLGHSALLPHVNSSRQRQSMPARDFCSVRTRRLVRRAYQRDYELLGYE, encoded by the coding sequence ATGTTGCAACGTTATCTCTGGAAACTCCTGCCCAAGCCGCAACGGGCTTTCCTGCTGGGGCGCCTGTCGGTGGTCGACCGTCAGGTGGTGAACAAGTCAATGTCGGCCAACCTGCATTTTCCCAAGGCCTTCGAACAGCGCTCCTGTCTGTTCATTCATGTCCCCAAGTGCGCCGGAAGCAGCGTCTGCGCGGCGCTGTTCGATAACTGGAGCCCGGGTCACTTGCCGCTGTACTGGTACGAACAACAGTTTCCCGAGCAGTTCGCCGCCTGTTTCAAATTCGCTTTCGTTCGCGACCCGTTGGAGAGGGCCTATTCCGCCTACGCGTTTTTGCGAGGCAACGCGTTGGGACCGCGCGATCACGCGGCGCAGAAACTGGTCAGCCATTACCGCGACTTCGACGACTTTGTCGGTCGCTGGCTGCACCCTGAAACGATCCGCCAGCAGCTGCATTTCGCCGCGCAGACGGATTTTCTCACCGACTCCCTGGGGCATCTTGCGTTGGACTTCATGGGTTACCAGGAGCATCTGGAGCGGGACTTCCAGCTGGTCTGCGAGCAATTGGGACATTCGGCGTTGCTGCCGCACGTCAACAGTTCCCGGCAGCGGCAGTCGATGCCGGCCCGTGACTTCTGCTCGGTTCGGACCCGTCGGCTGGTACGGCGGGCGTACCAGCGTGATTACGAGCTGCTTGGTTATGAATGA
- a CDS encoding bifunctional O-antigen ligase/aminoglycoside phosphotransferase family protein: MRPREFKELLREPIFVAVLVFAAWALVSLCWGPENKSIGQFKPPLHTLLLFAGCYLLVRYRSEIVQPLLFSASMVALIGTAYYLCLFARVYEPGLRLIGGGAFDNPLLSSHIFGFFCAYWLSLSMTCKCRKVLWLSIPAMVIMFAAVLETGSRTPLVALTLASLWLSFICWGRRSVVLLGALLISGATVTVLFSQMIIERGDSYRFEIWQLALNKIADHPWIGHGYNADLAIDPGVGTNFQEPHSFVLGVLYYVGILGLLPWLFFQAWGLLSSWRHRVQPLFIIASTWLVFGIGAGLTEGGGIISRPKEHWFLLWIPLALIAALSINQRAKRLLAMPVKSLKSTVMHTMTANAQVIEEDGLGPKVLRLVDGSFLKLFRRRRWYTSGNFNPYSERFAVNSEQLRNLGIPTPQILDLYRLDDGSSAVHYSPLPGNTLRQVLQGITAPAVRQALVERFGKFMAQLHEQGVYFRSLHLGNVLVLEDGEFGLIDVADMRIYPSSLSLSLRQRNLRHMQRYTVDKRWLFEDHFEALLQGYAMMASKSAVDNLHRQVLAGSSPARTH; this comes from the coding sequence TTGCGGCCCCGTGAATTCAAGGAATTGCTGCGCGAACCGATCTTCGTCGCAGTGCTGGTGTTCGCAGCCTGGGCGCTGGTGAGTTTGTGCTGGGGCCCTGAAAACAAAAGCATCGGTCAGTTCAAGCCGCCACTGCATACATTGTTGTTGTTTGCAGGCTGTTACTTGCTGGTGCGTTATCGCAGTGAAATCGTTCAGCCGCTGTTGTTCAGCGCCTCGATGGTCGCCCTGATCGGCACGGCTTACTACTTATGCCTCTTTGCTCGAGTCTACGAGCCCGGGCTGCGGCTGATAGGTGGCGGCGCGTTCGACAATCCTTTGCTCAGTTCTCACATCTTCGGCTTTTTTTGCGCGTACTGGCTGAGTTTGAGCATGACCTGCAAGTGCCGGAAAGTGCTCTGGCTGAGCATCCCGGCGATGGTCATCATGTTCGCTGCGGTGCTTGAAACGGGGTCAAGAACGCCTCTGGTTGCACTGACGTTGGCGTCACTGTGGCTGAGTTTCATTTGTTGGGGTCGCAGGTCCGTGGTCTTGCTCGGCGCGCTGCTCATCAGTGGGGCAACGGTGACCGTACTGTTCTCGCAGATGATCATCGAACGCGGCGACTCCTATCGCTTTGAAATCTGGCAGTTGGCCCTGAACAAAATTGCTGATCACCCGTGGATCGGGCATGGCTATAACGCGGACCTGGCCATCGACCCTGGGGTTGGTACGAATTTTCAGGAGCCTCACAGCTTTGTATTGGGCGTGCTCTATTACGTCGGCATTCTCGGCCTTCTGCCGTGGTTGTTCTTTCAAGCCTGGGGTTTGCTGAGCAGCTGGCGCCATCGCGTGCAACCGCTGTTCATCATTGCATCCACCTGGCTGGTATTCGGCATCGGCGCGGGTTTGACCGAAGGTGGCGGGATCATTTCCCGACCGAAGGAACACTGGTTCCTGCTGTGGATTCCGTTGGCGCTGATCGCTGCGCTGAGCATTAACCAGCGCGCCAAACGTTTATTGGCGATGCCGGTCAAGTCACTGAAATCGACCGTCATGCATACGATGACTGCCAATGCGCAGGTGATTGAAGAAGATGGTCTGGGCCCCAAAGTGCTGCGTCTGGTCGATGGCAGCTTCCTCAAGCTGTTCCGGCGCCGCCGCTGGTACACCTCGGGTAACTTCAACCCCTATTCCGAACGCTTTGCGGTCAACAGTGAGCAATTGCGCAACCTCGGCATTCCCACCCCGCAAATCCTTGACCTGTATCGGCTCGACGATGGCAGCAGCGCCGTGCACTACTCGCCACTGCCGGGCAATACGTTGCGTCAGGTGCTGCAAGGCATTACCGCACCGGCGGTACGCCAGGCGCTGGTGGAGCGGTTCGGCAAGTTCATGGCGCAACTGCATGAACAGGGCGTCTATTTCCGCTCGCTGCATCTGGGTAACGTGCTGGTGTTGGAAGATGGCGAGTTCGGCCTGATCGATGTCGCCGACATGCGCATCTATCCTTCGTCGCTGAGCCTGTCCCTGCGTCAGCGTAATCTGCGCCATATGCAGCGCTACACGGTGGATAAGCGCTGGTTGTTCGAAGACCATTTCGAAGCACTGCTCCAGGGATACGCCATGATGGCGTCGAAATCCGCTGTCGATAACCTGCACAGGCAAGTGCTGGCCGGGAGTTCCCCGGCTCGGACTCATTGA
- a CDS encoding DUF6625 family protein codes for MINPRPRIVFLIPYFGQWPFWMPFLLESCRRNADIDWLLFSDCGTPDNLPPNVTVEFMTFSEYCGLVSKRLGIDFAPDTAYKLCDIKPALGHIHADRLQGYDFWGFGDIDLVYGDLRSYFTPDRLAGYDLFSTHERRVAGHLCLMRNNARKRELFMQMKDWRKRFTDQEHHALDEGAFSRIFLWRKNFPEPLFTLVGKFNPWRRRSEFTEAFSTPGGCIKWHDGTDDFPQRWYWRNGCLSNDRDGDRRFPYFHFVCWKRNEWSRLPPPDPAEVRRIAAEPAWVIDATGFHRGEL; via the coding sequence GTGATCAACCCACGCCCGCGTATTGTTTTTCTGATTCCGTATTTCGGCCAATGGCCGTTCTGGATGCCGTTTCTCCTGGAAAGTTGTCGTCGCAATGCCGATATCGACTGGTTGCTGTTCAGCGATTGCGGCACGCCCGATAACCTGCCACCCAACGTCACCGTCGAGTTCATGACGTTCAGCGAATACTGCGGGTTGGTGTCAAAACGGCTGGGCATCGATTTTGCACCGGATACAGCTTACAAGCTTTGCGACATCAAGCCGGCGCTGGGGCATATTCATGCCGACCGCTTGCAAGGCTATGACTTCTGGGGGTTCGGCGATATTGATCTGGTGTATGGTGACCTGCGAAGTTACTTCACCCCTGATCGTCTGGCCGGTTATGACCTGTTCTCGACTCACGAGCGGCGGGTAGCAGGGCATCTCTGCCTGATGCGCAACAACGCCCGCAAACGTGAGTTGTTCATGCAGATGAAGGACTGGCGAAAGCGCTTCACCGATCAGGAGCATCATGCGCTGGACGAGGGCGCATTCAGTCGGATCTTTCTCTGGCGCAAGAATTTCCCCGAGCCTTTGTTCACTTTGGTGGGCAAGTTCAATCCGTGGCGTCGGCGCAGCGAATTCACCGAGGCGTTCAGCACGCCGGGTGGCTGTATCAAGTGGCACGACGGCACGGATGATTTTCCGCAACGCTGGTATTGGCGTAATGGCTGTTTGAGTAATGATCGCGATGGCGATCGCCGGTTTCCGTACTTTCATTTCGTTTGCTGGAAACGCAACGAGTGGTCACGGTTGCCTCCACCCGATCCAGCCGAGGTCAGGCGTATTGCCGCCGAACCGGCCTGGGTCATCGATGCGACAGGTTTTCACCGGGGAGAGTTATGA
- a CDS encoding PIG-L deacetylase family protein yields MSRKQQLLKRHRRNKRIGLLIALVLLIAIGVLVAWWLPLVLAVLGWIAHEAWFADHLFYSPKDDYQYSFPPYTPQPKVHLDGERLRLDEGVMLVDDATLVLALRVKSTWLGRFIDPVVELLGGDNPDRQTFERGVNGLRYLNLSGQAQVLSRGELRLHGRFCRLLGEPVLWALEQPNYRRQRVMVIAPHADDAELAAYGLYSQADEAWIVTLTAGEIEAEHYQQIGLNKVEAARLKGRLRAWDSIAVPRWAGVPEAHCVQLGYFCLQLAAMQAAPAKPMGSREAELSDTRVYRQLNPFALPGDVDGAPTWNNLLADLRELILRARPEVIVLPHPTLDPHPDHLCAQQAVLEALRGLEWQPTTLLGYANHLHDNDRWPMGDAGHGIALPPAFDSTTPMQPCCLPLSLDLQRDKAMALGMMHDLQPPMPFKRRLRRLIQRLLARRVPPLYGENEFFRKAVRRHELLWLLNHDETSRQQK; encoded by the coding sequence ATGAGCCGCAAACAGCAACTGCTCAAGCGCCATCGGCGCAACAAACGCATCGGCCTGTTGATCGCGCTGGTGCTGTTGATTGCCATCGGCGTGCTGGTGGCGTGGTGGTTGCCGCTGGTACTCGCGGTGCTGGGCTGGATTGCCCACGAGGCATGGTTCGCCGACCATTTGTTCTATTCGCCCAAAGACGATTACCAATACAGCTTCCCGCCCTACACCCCGCAGCCCAAGGTGCATCTGGACGGTGAGCGGTTACGCCTGGACGAAGGCGTGATGCTGGTCGACGACGCAACGCTGGTGTTGGCGCTGCGGGTAAAAAGCACGTGGCTGGGGCGCTTTATCGACCCGGTGGTCGAGTTGTTGGGTGGCGACAATCCGGACCGGCAAACCTTTGAGCGCGGTGTGAATGGCCTGCGTTACCTGAACCTCAGTGGTCAGGCGCAAGTATTGTCGCGGGGCGAGTTGCGCCTGCACGGACGCTTCTGCCGCTTGCTCGGTGAGCCTGTGCTGTGGGCGCTGGAACAACCGAATTACCGCCGCCAGCGCGTAATGGTGATCGCCCCTCATGCCGATGACGCCGAACTGGCCGCCTATGGTTTATACAGCCAGGCCGATGAAGCCTGGATCGTGACCCTCACCGCCGGTGAAATCGAAGCCGAGCATTATCAGCAGATCGGCCTGAACAAGGTCGAGGCGGCGCGGCTCAAGGGCCGTTTGCGCGCCTGGGACAGCATCGCTGTGCCGCGTTGGGCTGGCGTGCCTGAAGCGCATTGCGTGCAACTGGGTTATTTCTGCCTGCAACTGGCTGCGATGCAGGCCGCACCGGCGAAGCCGATGGGTTCCCGTGAAGCCGAATTGAGCGACACCCGCGTGTATCGCCAGTTGAATCCATTTGCCCTGCCGGGCGACGTCGACGGTGCTCCGACCTGGAACAACCTGCTGGCCGATCTGCGTGAACTGATACTGCGCGCGCGCCCTGAAGTGATCGTGCTGCCGCACCCGACGCTCGACCCGCATCCCGATCATCTCTGTGCCCAGCAAGCGGTCCTCGAAGCCTTGCGAGGCCTGGAATGGCAACCGACCACCTTGCTCGGCTACGCCAATCATCTGCACGATAACGATCGCTGGCCGATGGGCGATGCGGGGCATGGCATCGCGCTGCCGCCGGCCTTCGACTCGACCACACCGATGCAGCCTTGCTGCCTGCCGCTGTCGCTGGACCTTCAGCGTGATAAAGCCATGGCACTGGGCATGATGCATGACCTGCAACCGCCCATGCCGTTCAAGCGACGTTTGCGTCGGTTGATACAGCGTCTGCTGGCCCGTAGAGTGCCGCCCCTTTATGGCGAAAACGAATTTTTTCGCAAGGCGGTCAGACGTCATGAATTGTTATGGCTTTTGAATCATGATGAAACATCTCGACAGCAGAAATGA
- the cysC gene encoding adenylyl-sulfate kinase, whose product MNEVLSMPACAIRPYNLSLSNEARASIKSQRPRCLWLTGLSGAGKSTLANALELRLNQFELHTFLLDGDNLRAGLCRDLGMGADCRRENIRRMAEVARLMVDAGLIVIVAAISPFRAEREAARRLFAKGDFIEVYVSTPFAVCAQRDPKGLYQAAREGRIKDFTGIDSPYEAPLSAECEIDTEALGLADACLRLTAFLLNN is encoded by the coding sequence ATGAATGAGGTGCTATCCATGCCCGCTTGCGCCATCAGACCTTACAATTTGTCGCTGTCGAATGAAGCCCGGGCCTCGATCAAGTCCCAGCGACCGCGCTGCCTCTGGCTGACGGGGTTGTCGGGGGCGGGCAAGTCGACCCTGGCCAACGCCCTTGAGCTGCGGCTCAATCAGTTCGAGCTGCACACGTTTCTACTCGATGGCGATAACTTGCGCGCTGGTTTGTGCCGTGATCTGGGGATGGGAGCGGATTGTCGCCGGGAAAACATCCGGCGCATGGCCGAGGTGGCGCGGCTGATGGTCGATGCCGGCCTGATTGTGATCGTTGCGGCGATCTCGCCCTTTCGCGCCGAGCGTGAGGCCGCACGTCGTTTATTCGCCAAAGGCGATTTCATCGAGGTGTATGTCAGCACGCCGTTCGCGGTGTGCGCGCAACGCGACCCGAAAGGTTTGTATCAGGCTGCACGGGAAGGGCGCATCAAGGACTTCACCGGCATCGACAGCCCGTACGAGGCGCCGCTGTCGGCCGAGTGCGAGATCGATACCGAGGCACTGGGCCTGGCAGACGCTTGCCTTCGACTGACGGCATTTTTGCTCAATAATTGA
- a CDS encoding glycosyltransferase — MSDAQPLVTVIIASYNHARYIEESILSVLNQTYKNIELLVVDDGSKDDSVERIKVLQAQYGFDFQVQQNQGLTNTLNGAIARSKGSLIVPFGSDDIMLPERIATQVAYMDGKPEVGICAGNIELIDADGNLYPEKRQRRDVPFRRLDFDDMFLERKPYPPAPTLMIRREALDKVGGFDPNIRLEDLLIELKVTRAGYFIDGLNVLMARYRKHATNSYKNHRFMVDNILRSYALFSDHPLYDEVRYKFLSSMFLKTANRDRKLARELLAQIPFRAWNKKTWRGLGRLYFSPLEKD, encoded by the coding sequence ATGAGCGACGCGCAACCTCTCGTAACCGTCATCATCGCGTCGTACAACCACGCTCGCTACATCGAGGAAAGCATTCTCAGCGTCCTCAACCAGACCTATAAGAACATCGAGCTGCTGGTGGTCGACGACGGCTCCAAGGATGACAGCGTCGAGCGGATCAAGGTGTTGCAGGCGCAGTACGGTTTCGATTTCCAGGTTCAGCAGAACCAGGGGCTGACCAACACGCTCAATGGCGCCATTGCCCGTTCAAAGGGCAGCCTGATCGTGCCATTCGGTTCCGACGACATCATGCTGCCGGAGCGCATCGCGACTCAGGTGGCGTACATGGATGGCAAGCCCGAGGTCGGTATCTGCGCCGGCAACATCGAGCTGATCGACGCCGACGGCAATCTGTATCCCGAGAAGCGTCAGCGCCGTGATGTGCCGTTCCGTCGTCTGGATTTCGATGACATGTTCCTGGAGCGCAAACCCTATCCGCCCGCGCCAACCCTGATGATCCGCCGGGAAGCGCTGGACAAGGTGGGTGGGTTCGATCCGAACATCCGACTGGAAGACTTGCTGATCGAGCTGAAGGTGACCCGTGCCGGTTACTTTATCGATGGCCTGAATGTGCTGATGGCGCGCTATCGCAAGCACGCCACCAACTCCTACAAGAACCACCGCTTCATGGTCGACAACATCCTGCGCTCCTACGCGCTGTTCAGCGATCATCCGCTGTACGACGAGGTGCGTTACAAGTTCCTCAGTTCTATGTTCCTCAAGACCGCCAACCGTGACCGCAAGCTCGCCCGCGAGCTGCTGGCGCAGATCCCGTTCAGGGCCTGGAACAAGAAGACCTGGCGCGGTCTGGGGCGGCTGTATTTCTCGCCGCTGGAAAAAGACTAA
- the msbA gene encoding lipid A export permease/ATP-binding protein MsbA, with protein MTDSSLSASPSSLKIYFRLLGYVRPYISLFLISIVGFLIFASTQPMLGYILKYFVDGLSNPEAVLFPTVPYLRDLQLLQAVPLLIILIAAWQGLGSYLGNYFLAKVSLGLVHDLRVQLFNNLLVLPNRYFDKHNSGHLISRITFNVTMVTGAATDAIKVVIREGMTVIFLFASLLFMNWKLTLVMVAILPLIAVMVRTASKKFRKQSKKIQLAMGDVTHVASETIQGYRVVRSFGGEVYEEKRFYEASQGNTDKQLRMTRTGAIYTPLLQLVIYSAMAVLMFLVLYLRGDASAGDMVAYITLAGLLPKPIRQLSEVSSTIQKGVAGAESIFEQLDVAPEIDTGTVERDAVSGRLDVRHLSFTYPDTDRQVLDDISFSVEPGQMVALVGRSGSGKSTLANLIPRFYHHDKGEILIDGVEVEQYKLLNLRKHIAQVTQHVTLFSDTVANNIAYGDLAGAPREDIEKAARDAYAMDFIAQLPEGLDTQVGENGVLLSGGQRQRLAIARALLKNAPLLILDEATSALDTESERHIQAALDQVMKGRTTLVIAHRLSTIEKADLILVMDQGRIVERGTHAELLAHNGYYARLNAMGLDAPAEDIA; from the coding sequence ATGACCGACTCCAGTCTCTCCGCAAGCCCTTCGAGCTTGAAAATCTACTTCCGCCTGCTCGGCTATGTCCGGCCGTATATCAGCCTGTTTCTGATCAGCATCGTCGGTTTTCTGATTTTCGCTTCGACGCAGCCAATGCTCGGCTACATCCTCAAGTACTTCGTCGACGGCCTGTCCAACCCCGAGGCAGTGCTGTTTCCAACCGTGCCTTACCTGCGAGACCTGCAACTGCTGCAGGCGGTGCCGTTGCTGATCATCTTGATCGCCGCATGGCAGGGGCTGGGATCTTATCTGGGCAACTACTTTCTGGCCAAGGTTTCCCTCGGGCTGGTCCATGATTTACGTGTGCAGTTGTTTAATAACCTGCTGGTTTTGCCCAATCGGTATTTCGACAAGCATAACTCGGGTCATCTGATTTCACGTATCACCTTCAACGTGACGATGGTCACCGGGGCGGCAACAGATGCGATCAAGGTCGTAATCCGAGAAGGCATGACGGTCATCTTCCTGTTCGCCTCGCTGCTGTTCATGAACTGGAAGCTGACGCTGGTGATGGTTGCGATCCTGCCGTTGATCGCGGTGATGGTGCGCACCGCGAGCAAGAAATTCCGCAAGCAAAGCAAGAAAATCCAGTTGGCCATGGGCGACGTGACGCATGTGGCTTCGGAAACCATCCAGGGCTATCGCGTGGTGCGCAGCTTCGGCGGCGAAGTCTACGAAGAAAAGCGCTTTTACGAGGCCAGCCAGGGCAATACTGACAAACAACTGCGCATGACCCGTACCGGCGCCATCTATACGCCGTTGCTGCAACTGGTGATCTACAGCGCCATGGCGGTGCTGATGTTCCTGGTGCTGTACCTGCGCGGCGATGCGTCGGCCGGTGACATGGTCGCCTACATCACCCTGGCCGGCCTGCTTCCCAAGCCGATCCGTCAATTGTCCGAAGTCAGCTCGACCATCCAGAAAGGTGTGGCCGGTGCCGAGAGCATCTTCGAGCAGCTGGACGTCGCGCCGGAAATCGATACCGGCACGGTCGAGCGTGATGCCGTCAGCGGTCGTCTGGACGTGCGCCACTTGAGCTTCACTTACCCGGACACCGATCGCCAGGTACTCGACGACATCAGTTTCTCGGTCGAGCCGGGGCAAATGGTGGCACTGGTCGGGCGTTCGGGCAGCGGCAAGTCGACCCTGGCCAACCTGATTCCGCGTTTCTATCACCACGACAAAGGCGAGATCCTGATCGATGGCGTTGAAGTGGAGCAGTACAAATTGCTGAACCTGCGCAAGCACATCGCCCAGGTGACCCAGCACGTGACCCTGTTCAGCGACACCGTGGCCAACAACATTGCCTATGGCGATCTGGCGGGGGCGCCCCGTGAAGACATCGAAAAAGCGGCAAGAGACGCCTATGCGATGGACTTTATCGCGCAGTTGCCCGAAGGCCTGGACACTCAGGTCGGCGAGAACGGCGTGTTGCTGTCCGGCGGTCAGCGCCAGCGCCTGGCGATTGCCCGTGCGTTGTTGAAGAACGCTCCGTTGCTGATTCTCGACGAAGCCACTTCGGCCCTCGATACCGAGTCCGAGCGGCATATTCAGGCGGCACTGGACCAGGTCATGAAAGGCCGGACCACACTGGTGATCGCTCACCGCTTGTCGACCATCGAGAAGGCGGACCTGATTCTGGTCATGGACCAGGGCCGGATCGTCGAGCGCGGCACCCATGCCGAACTCCTGGCGCACAATGGCTACTACGCCCGACTGAATGCCATGGGCCTCGACGCCCCGGCGGAAGACATCGCCTGA
- a CDS encoding glycosyltransferase family 4 protein, which produces MSQRSKVLQLQPDYNVKAHDFADLAEQIVKALPSDRYEVTAAFLRGKPGPGEAVSRADRSVYFEFSDKSLKGMRLRAMWQLYKFCRAEKFDVVICNRFKPVNMMLTLNRWLKVPLCIGISHGFGEYDRFYRRRQTQRLIDRHWRFVGVSPAVKQYLLDCDCGFTDQNTYAITNAIDIEQAEGLQHSRERARELLGIDPSVRLIGALGRLVPVKGHTYLLQAFAALKDKYPNTQLAIIGAGREESRLKSEIESLGLTGRAHLLGFKEIALQYIRAFDIWTMPSLAEGLGLALLEGMSGHLPVIASNVPAMLPLIEGAGGLSITPKDVPSLITALDNYLGLSDDELKVKGEQSFRYLQEQHDIEVFRQEYLNLIDSGLEQARKEQP; this is translated from the coding sequence ATGAGTCAACGGTCAAAGGTTCTGCAATTGCAGCCTGACTACAACGTCAAAGCCCATGATTTTGCCGACCTCGCGGAGCAGATCGTCAAGGCGCTGCCGAGTGATCGCTATGAGGTCACGGCGGCATTCCTGCGTGGCAAACCCGGGCCGGGCGAGGCTGTGAGCCGGGCCGACCGTTCGGTGTACTTCGAGTTTTCCGACAAGTCCCTCAAGGGCATGCGCCTGCGGGCGATGTGGCAGCTGTACAAGTTTTGCCGCGCAGAAAAATTCGACGTGGTGATTTGTAACCGCTTCAAGCCGGTAAACATGATGCTGACGCTCAACCGCTGGTTGAAGGTCCCGCTGTGCATCGGCATTTCCCACGGTTTTGGCGAGTACGACCGGTTTTACCGGCGTCGCCAGACCCAGCGCCTGATCGATCGTCACTGGCGCTTCGTCGGTGTGTCGCCGGCGGTCAAGCAGTACCTGTTGGACTGTGACTGCGGTTTCACCGACCAGAATACCTACGCCATTACCAACGCCATCGACATCGAGCAGGCCGAAGGCTTGCAGCACAGCCGCGAGCGTGCCCGTGAACTGCTGGGCATCGATCCGTCGGTGCGCTTGATCGGGGCGCTGGGTCGCCTGGTGCCGGTCAAGGGTCACACCTATCTGTTGCAGGCGTTTGCTGCCCTCAAAGACAAATACCCCAATACCCAGCTGGCGATCATCGGTGCCGGCCGCGAAGAGTCGCGCCTGAAATCCGAAATCGAAAGCCTGGGCCTGACCGGTCGCGCGCACCTGCTGGGCTTCAAGGAAATCGCCTTGCAGTACATTCGCGCGTTCGACATCTGGACCATGCCGTCCCTGGCTGAAGGCCTGGGACTGGCGCTGCTCGAAGGCATGAGCGGGCATCTGCCGGTGATCGCCTCCAACGTGCCGGCCATGCTGCCGTTGATCGAAGGTGCCGGCGGGTTGTCGATTACGCCAAAAGACGTGCCGAGCCTGATCACGGCACTGGATAACTACCTCGGGCTGTCGGATGACGAGCTCAAGGTCAAGGGCGAGCAGTCCTTCCGTTATCTCCAGGAACAACATGACATCGAGGTGTTCCGCCAGGAATACCTGAACCTGATCGACTCCGGCCTGGAACAGGCCCGCAAGGAACAACCATGA
- a CDS encoding acyltransferase family protein, whose amino-acid sequence MTETNPFIALAAYLLAIVTAALLLRAVPKITRHLEHSGESRYASIDGLRGYLAFGVFVHHSVITWIFLRTGVIEFPPSNFYSQLGQGSVALFFMITGFLFWNRLLTQGRQHDWLAFAVSRVFRLYPLYLPLMLIVFVTVFYLQDWELKDPGIRLAGQILAWLTFDRPDVNQYHQTGMLISNVTWTLGYEVFFYLALPLAGMVFIYRGSWLQVVLCLIGIYALYQLVGWEHSLKKHFLASFLGGIGAAYWIRRPHLMAWGQTRQAGIIALLALAIAFTAFNRAFNLLPLLLLSLFFVIVASGNTLFGALKPRSIRWLGEISYSTYLLHGFVLWVMVQRLPLVMDLDARDTWTYLSLLAVCTCLLIVISSLTFLYIEKPGMSAGRKLLQWLRQGKKAEKSLTEKVAR is encoded by the coding sequence ATGACTGAAACCAATCCGTTCATTGCGCTGGCAGCCTACCTGCTGGCCATCGTGACCGCCGCCCTGTTGTTGCGCGCCGTTCCGAAAATCACCCGTCACCTGGAGCATTCCGGCGAAAGCCGCTATGCCAGCATTGACGGACTACGCGGCTATCTGGCGTTTGGTGTGTTCGTGCACCATTCGGTCATCACCTGGATCTTCCTGCGCACCGGCGTTATCGAATTTCCGCCAAGCAACTTCTACTCGCAGCTGGGCCAGGGAAGCGTCGCGCTGTTTTTCATGATCACCGGTTTTCTGTTCTGGAACCGATTGCTCACTCAGGGACGTCAACACGACTGGCTGGCCTTCGCAGTCTCTCGGGTGTTTCGCCTCTACCCGTTGTACCTGCCGTTGATGCTGATTGTATTTGTCACGGTGTTCTATTTGCAGGACTGGGAACTCAAGGACCCCGGCATCCGACTGGCCGGGCAGATACTGGCCTGGCTGACGTTCGACCGGCCGGACGTCAACCAGTACCACCAAACCGGCATGCTGATCTCCAACGTCACCTGGACCCTGGGCTACGAGGTGTTTTTCTATCTGGCGCTGCCATTGGCCGGCATGGTCTTCATTTATCGCGGCAGCTGGCTGCAAGTGGTGCTGTGCCTGATCGGCATTTACGCTCTGTACCAATTGGTCGGGTGGGAGCACTCACTGAAGAAGCACTTTCTGGCGAGTTTCCTGGGCGGCATTGGTGCGGCGTACTGGATACGCCGCCCACACTTGATGGCCTGGGGTCAGACGCGACAGGCGGGGATTATCGCGTTGCTGGCGCTGGCGATTGCCTTTACGGCATTCAACCGCGCGTTCAACCTGCTGCCACTGCTGCTGCTTTCCCTGTTTTTTGTCATCGTGGCCTCTGGAAACACCCTGTTCGGCGCTCTCAAGCCGCGCAGCATCCGCTGGCTCGGGGAAATCAGCTACAGCACCTATTTGCTGCACGGGTTCGTGCTTTGGGTGATGGTGCAACGCCTGCCGCTCGTGATGGACCTGGACGCTCGTGACACCTGGACCTATCTGTCGCTGCTGGCCGTATGCACGTGCCTGCTGATTGTCATCAGTAGCCTGACGTTCTTGTACATAGAAAAGCCAGGCATGTCGGCCGGCCGCAAACTCTTGCAGTGGCTGCGCCAAGGCAAAAAGGCCGAAAAGAGCCTGACGGAGAAGGTCGCTCGCTGA